The following coding sequences lie in one Rutidosis leptorrhynchoides isolate AG116_Rl617_1_P2 chromosome 4, CSIRO_AGI_Rlap_v1, whole genome shotgun sequence genomic window:
- the LOC139842939 gene encoding protein HOTHEAD-like, producing MALKKFNNIYLNLFLLSCCFATLITFTQGNNKFWKDQYPFIRKASSFSSSSSSASSSSSASSSSSKSTGSNGGKKEYDYIVVGGGTAGCPLATTLSQNYSVLLLERGGVPFANINVSFLSNFHLTLADTSPTSASQVFISTDGVFNARARVLGGGTSINAGFYTRASTRYVKSSGWDAKLVNESYPWVEKQIVHEPVFEPWQRAVRDGLVEIGISPNNGFTYDHLYGTKVGGTIFDKYGRRHTSAELLASGNVQNLDVLIHATVQKIIFDTTGKKPRAYGVIFKDENGVQHEAYISRRRRSEIIVTCGAIGSPQLLLLSGIGPKADLEKLNISVVHDNKYVGKHMSDNPLNTIFVPFNRSVKQSLIETVGITKRGVYIEASSGFSQSPDSIQCHHGVASAEIGQLSTVPPKRRTREHIEEFKRNKRDLPREAFHGGFILEKLAYPKSKGHLILNNTNVDDNPIVTFNYFSHPTDLRKCVKGIRIVEKLVRSKPFINFTQSTKETFDKLLNLSVTANINMIPRHTNDTKSLKQFCKDTVISIWHYHGGCHVGQVVNKDYAVIGVHRLRVIDGSTFHESPGTNPQATVMMLGRYMGVKILRDRLGKSAGV from the exons ATGGCACTAAAAAAATTTAACAATATTTATCtcaatctttttcttctttcttgtTGTTTTGCTACCCTCATCACCTTTACTCAAG GTAATAATAAGTTTTGGAAAGATCAGTACCCATTTATCAGAAAAGCAAgttcattttcatcatcatcatcatcagcttcatcatcatcatcagcatcAAGTTCATCATCAAAGTCAACTGGATCCAACGGTGGAAAAAAAGAGTATGATTATATAGTAGTAGGAGGTGGAACAGCAGGGTGTCCATTGGCAACAACACTGTCACAAAATTACAGCGTGTTATTACTAGAAAGAGGTGGTGTCCCTTTTGCAAACATAAATGTTTCTTTCTTGTCAAATTTCCATCTTACACTTGCAGACACTTCTCCAACTTCTGCTTCACAAGTTTTTATATCCACCGATGGTGTTTTTAATGCTAGAGCTAGAGTCTTGGGTGGTGGTACTTCTATTAATGCTGGCTTTTACACTCGAGCAAGCACAAG ATATGTTAAAAGTTCAGGATGGGATGCAAAACTAGTGAATGAATCGTACCCATGGGTCGAAAAACAAATTGTTCACGAACCAGTTTTTGAACCCTGGCAAAGAGCAGTTAGAGATGGTCTTGTGGAAATTGGAATTTCTCCGAACAATGGGTTCACTTATGACCACTTGTACGGTACGAAGGTTGGTGGGACTATTTTCGACAAGTATGGTCGACGACACACATCTGCAGAGTTACTAGCTTCTGGAAACGTTCAAAACCTTGATGTTTTGATTCATGCCACAGTTCAAAAAATTATTTTTGACACAACTG GGAAAAAACCGAGGGCGTATGGTGTGATCTTCAAAGATGAAAACGGGGTACAACACGAGGCTTATATCTCGAGGAGGCGTAGGAGTGAGATTATTGTAACGTGTGGAGCGATAGGCAGCCCGCAACTGCTATTACTTAGTGGAATAGGACCAAAGGCTGATCTAGAGAAGTTAAACATATCAGTGGTGCATGATAACAAATATGTTGGGAAACACATGTCTGATAATCCGTTGAACACAATTTTTGTTCCTTTCAATAGGTCTGTCAAACAGTCGTTGATTGAAACTGTTGGAATCACGAAAAGGGGAGTTTATATTGAAGCAAGTAGCGGGTTTAGTCAGTCTCCTGATAGCATTCAATGCCACCATGGTGTCGCTTCGGCTGAG ATTGGTCAACTGTCAACCGTTCCCCCGAAAAGAAGAACAAGAGAACACATTGAAGAGTTCAAACGAAACAAAAGAGATCTCCCACGCGAAGCATTTCATGGAGGTTTCATCTTAGAAAAACTCGCATACCCAAAGTCAAAAGGACATTTGATCTTAAACAACACAAATGTTGATGACAACCCAATCGTCACATTTAACTATTTTAGCCACCCAACAGACCTTCGAAAATGTGTAAAAGGAATCCGAATAGTGGAAAAACTGGTGAGGTCCAAACCTTTCATTAACTTCACCCAATCCACCAAAGAAACTTTCGATAAACTGCTTAACTTGAGTGTTACTGCAAACATTAATATGATACCGCGCCATACAAATGACACAAAGTCCCTCAAGCAGTTTTGTAAGGACACTGTGATATCTATTTGGCACTATCACGGCGGGTGCCATGTGGGCCAGGTGGTGAACAAGGATTACGCGGTCATTGGGGTCCACAGACTTCGAGTCATCGATGGGTCCACTTTTCATGAATCTCCAGGAACCAATCCACAAGCAACTGTTATGATGTTGGGCAG GTATATGGGAGTGAAGATTTTAAGAGACAGATTAGGAAAATCAGCCGGTGTATGA